The Hemicordylus capensis ecotype Gifberg chromosome 5, rHemCap1.1.pri, whole genome shotgun sequence nucleotide sequence TGCCAGTTTTCTGTATACCTTGGATAAGTTTGTCACTCCCATTCCACCTCACTGACTACCCCTGGATGGGAAAGGGAAATTCATAACATCATGAAGTCAGGGTACAGGTAAGTTTCACTACACATTATGGAAAACAGAACTTGGGTCTACAGTTTTCAATAGTGCCATATCTTTCATCCTAAGAGATTCTGTCTTGTTTGATGTACACAAATATAGGAATGCCATGGTGCAAACAGttggattttttcttttaaaaggatcCAAATGAAGATACAGAATGGAACGACATCCTAAGAGATTTTGGGATTCTGCCCCCCAAAGAAAAGGTTAAGGATGAAACTGAAGAAATGGTTTTACGTTTACAGAAAGAAGCGGAAGGTAAGGATAGCTGAGGTTATTGTTCATTATTAAAGTCAACATTACCATTCCATTTCAGCAGCCTAACAGGCATTGCAGTGCAACACAGAAGTGATGTTGTCGCTGTCTGCTAGGTTTTAACCAGAAAATAAGGACTGTTCTTCACATTTGGAAAAGACATCCAGTGTTGTACTCCTGGGCCTATAGTATGAGAACTTTCCTCCCAGAGCAAAAACAGCAGATGTGGGCAGAGGCAGTCCGGAAATGTACGTGGAGGCAGCAAAGGCTTGGAGTCCCCTCCCACTCCTATGGTCCAAATCAGGATCAATCAACTGACAttgacattaaaacacacacacgcacacacacacacaccaataattTAATCTGTGTATTGTCCAGTTTGGCCCTGTGAGAATAATGACTTGGCCTAATAAGGTCAACCAAATGAATTCATAGCTGAGGTGACATCTGAACTAGAGACTCCCTACTAGAGCTAGGGAGGccctgaggtgattctcacgactgtttgaaactgggctaagggagcccagcctggtttcggcTGGGCTCTTAAATGCTCCtcgccccttcccccccccacacacaaaatgaaGTTAGCGGAGCATGCACTCCACTAACTCCATTTTTATGGTCATGCATCACACTCCGGGAGGGGTACCCCAGAAATGCCCTGCTCACTCATGTCGTGCAATCCTGGAGCGATGGAGGGAAGCCTccacttgtctgggtgggcaatctgcccacccagcaatgggccaatgatcgtctgcggggagaacgcTCTCCCCACAATCCCCCTttcggctctacacacagattgtgtgtagagccttcctAGCTCATAGCCACTCCCTTGTCATTGCCTGCCTAGTCTTCCTTTTGACTCTTGTAGCTAGTGAACCTGTTTCATGTTGTCATAAATGTCAAATTGAAGCATTTGTACCCTTTGGTTGTTGACAAATTATCTTAATGTGTAGCCATTTCACCCAATTTCATTTCAGTGAAGCCATATGAAAGAATGAGCATGGAACAACTCAAAGAAGCTGAAGATGTATTTGATGAGGAAGATATGAAGGCTGTTGAGATGTATAGGTACGCCAAGTTGGTTGGTAGTGACCATATTCACAGCTAAGATTGTAATTGCAGATTTATTTCACATACAATAAGAACTACAACAATCCAAACCTGGAGAGTAAATATAGAAAGAATACTCATTTTATTAATGTTTCATTAATGAGCAAAATGTGAATGTGTCATTTAAACTATTTAAGTTCATTTAAATACTTGCAGCTTCCTGAAAAACAATTTCTAGTTTTAAGGCAGAGCTGATTTCTATAGATTAATGGCGCCACCTAGTGTTTTCATATTCAAAACTAATGTAGTGGACAAAATTTtggattttatatatatactagccaacccgcacagagcatctgtgctctctttggggccggctgtatcTCCCcgcctcccttctgccccacactcttgcccctcttcctctccctccctccccactctctcttgccccctcccctcccactctctcttgacctccctccccctctccccactctctctcaccctcctgccccagtctctcctgccctccccctcccccctgccccactctcccccctgccccactctcccccctgccccactctctctttccctccctccccctccccctcccccactctcctgccctccccctcccccactctcttgccctccacctccttcttgccctccccctccccctcttgcttgccctccccctccctgtcccccgctctcttgccctccttcttgccctcccctccaccaccccactctctcttcccctccccctgccccactctctcttgccctccccccccgctctcttgccctATTTTGTAATCTGTTTGCAGTAGCAAAAACGTAGATATAAGTggcaaatgtggggtgggggagagacaggtaATCCCCTGCAGGCATTCTGAGACAGCATAATCCTCTCGGATGATGGCACCACATGTGCGTCAGCACATTTGAATCAGCATTTATTCCCTTTATCTAActctctttattccctttatcTAACAACTCTCCTCTCTCCAAATCTCTGAGGACCTAAAGTGATACATTGTCACAGCCAGTCAGACTCTTCCTCCCCAGTATATTGATGATTTATTATATTAAAAGCCACAAcaatgttgtgtttctttttaaaaaggaaacaacgCTTAGAAGAATTAAAATCTCTACAGAAGAGACAAAGATTTGGAGAACTCAGAGAAATTTCTGGTGATCAGTATGTGAAAGAAGTTACAAATGCACAAAAAGATGTGTGGGTTGTCATTCATCTATATAAAACAAGGTAATCATGAGATTTTCAAAatactgtattttaaaatttaaacatattTCCTTGATACttggaaaaaacaaaatacaagctttttaaaaggtaactTTGGGTTATAATCTGAATATACAACTCACACTTAAGAATTTCTACCTggtttatcctctataataaagagccagggtgtaatcccgtgtctctcggcccgtgtctttctcggccgagaaagatacggccgcggagacacggcggccatgttgggtcccagtaagcggcggcgaagcagcagcaggaggcggtggcGACTGGGGCCGATGCCAGCCGTGGCAGGGCAACAGGGATTgatggcggtggccgccgccgccacggaaCAACAGGGAAGCGATGGCGGTGGCGAGTGGGGCccatggtggcggcggccacAGAGGGGCGAcagttggtggttgcggggccggcCTGGCAGCGGACGGGCAGCCtgcagtgggccccgataccaggggcagaaggtggaaatggggggagcggtggctgtccggcagccggCCGCAACGACAgacaagcggcggcagcagccacgGCAGGATGCGTGGCGTGGCAGACCCGCTGAGGCCGGCATCGGACCCAgttgccgcctcctgctgctgcttcgctgCCACTTCCAAAAATGTTAACTGTtagccgcccgggaggaggagcggagggccagtaagaaaaaaaaatgcaggggggggagggcaagagggagtggggcagggaggagggggaagggcaagagggagtggggcaggggggaggggcaagggcaagagggagtggggcaggggggaggggcaatggCAAGAggatgtggggcagggggagggggaagggcaagagggagtggggcagggagagggggaagggcaagagggagtggggcaggggggaggtgcaagagggactgggacaagagggtgagagggaggggatggtgagagagaggggtgggagggggagggagggcaagagattggggtaggagggaggagaagagaggcaagagtgtggggccagagcaggcggtgggcccggccgggtggaggaggacacggtgcggccgaggcggcggcgaagccaGGCGGGGGCGTGGAGGCGGGTGGAGCCGGACGGTGAAGATGGCGGGGGCGGACGGCACTCTTGGCAGCGGAattctcccctactagcgcccgttattttaacggacTTGAAAACACTAGTCTTTAAATATTTTAAGGGGTAAATATTTT carries:
- the PDCL2 gene encoding phosducin-like protein 2, which produces MQDPNEDTEWNDILRDFGILPPKEKVKDETEEMVLRLQKEAEVKPYERMSMEQLKEAEDVFDEEDMKAVEMYRKQRLEELKSLQKRQRFGELREISGDQYVKEVTNAQKDVWVVIHLYKTSIPMCLLINRHLSLLATKFPEIKFLKAIANSCIENYHDSCLPTIFVYENGEIKGKFIGTTECGGTTLTVEGLEWKLAEVGALKTDLEENPRKDVVDLMTSSIRNASLSED